TCTTGGATAATAAAGTCCAACAAGGCTGATTTAGTAATTGTTCCGATAATATGACCTTCATTTTGCTCCTCCACAACAGGCAAGGAATCAATGGCAAAATCCTGCAAAAGTGCCGCAGCTTCAAGGATATTCAAATCTTTATGGCAGGTTTTTATATGCGGCATTCTGGTCATGCAAACAGCTACCGGTGTCACATCAATATTGGCATTGAGCGCCGCTCTTAACAAATCCTTTCGCGACAAAATGCCCAGCAATTGCTTTTTTTCATCTATCACATAGAGAACATCTGAATCATACATAAATAAAGTAATAATGGCATCTTGAATAAACGAATCGTGCGTCACCAATACTGGTGAGGTCATGACATCTTCAACTTTCTTCTGAAAAGTATCAAAGAAAAAGAGCGTTTCCAAATCCGAACCAGCATAAGTGTAGCCAACTTTCGGACTTGCTTTTAAAATCCCCACTAAGGTTAGAAAGGATAAATCTGAGCGCAAAGTTGCCCTAGACACATCTAGCAGTTCTGAGATTTTTTCACCGCTAACCGGTTGATCTTTCTTTACAATTTCAACGATC
This Streptococcus anginosus DNA region includes the following protein-coding sequences:
- a CDS encoding CBS domain-containing protein codes for the protein MKLTKRQKEIVEIVKKDQPVSGEKISELLDVSRATLRSDLSFLTLVGILKASPKVGYTYAGSDLETLFFFDTFQKKVEDVMTSPVLVTHDSFIQDAIITLFMYDSDVLYVIDEKKQLLGILSRKDLLRAALNANIDVTPVAVCMTRMPHIKTCHKDLNILEAAALLQDFAIDSLPVVEEQNEGHIIGTITKSALLDFIIQEARNAEVNR